A DNA window from Ictalurus furcatus strain D&B chromosome 22, Billie_1.0, whole genome shotgun sequence contains the following coding sequences:
- the LOC128598993 gene encoding heat shock factor protein 5-like isoform X3, producing MEIDETTLVSLINPIYFPGKLWHLVNDPQIRSICWDATGEGILVHQQPFEAEVLLSQPRQLTEYFRTTDFISFVRQLNLYGFRKERTDRDVSDKQPNISNIKAQLHHFHNPYFKRDKPELLLKLKRLTRLNRAKLAGIEVTNRKSKPCHNVMLNSPQETSALMKTGSVLLGHQGTPYHHPCNGPQQEKECDRMSKSYQAFVVGHVDPSPVTLNTNNVVPVPVSHHFPVDSPSAHPSSVMHMQQGVMPHHSQHGFYTPVNQCRSPDFLDSKVPSFQQPAASYSPCGYYPDYSVGYAHPIDEDPYRKAGDVPESRTSDMKEKEELDILKLAEELQADVEAWELLQQSVTC from the exons ATGGAAATCGATGAAACAACTTTGGTCAGCTTGATCAACCCCATCTACTTCCCTGGCAAATTGTGGCATTTGGTGAACGATCCTCAGATTCGCTCAATCTGTTGGGACGCCACCGGGGAAGGAATACTTGTCCATCAGCAACCCTTCGAAGCTGAAGTGCTATTGTCCCAACCCAGGCAGTTGACCGAGTACTTCAGAACGACGGACTTCATCAGTTTTGTTCGCCAGCTGAACCTGTACGGCTTCAGAAAAGAACGCACAGACCGTGATGTCTCAGACAAGCAACCCAACATCTCTAACATTAAAGCCCAACTGCACCACTTTCACAACCCGTACTTCAAACGGGATAAGCCTGAGCTTCTGCTCAAACTAAAGCGACTCACGCGTCTCAACAGGGCCAAGCTCGCCGGGATAGAGGTGACCAACAGGAAGTCAAAACCTTGCCATAATGTGATGCTGAATTCGCCACAGGAAACCTCTGCCTTAATGAAAACAG GTTCAGTCTTGCTTGGACATCAGGGAACCCCTTACCATCATCCCTGTAATGGCCCTCAGCAGGAGAAGGAGTGCGACAGAATGTCCAAATCCTACCAAGCATTTGTAGTGGGCCATGTTGATCCTTCTCCAGTTACTTTAAACACTAACAACGTTGTGCCGGTCCCTGTGTCCCACCACTTCCCAGTGGACTCGCCGAGTGCACATCCCTCCAGCGTCATGCACATGCAGCAGGGCGTCATGCCTCATCACTCCCAGCACGGATTTTACACACCAG TGAATCAGTGCCGTAGCCCAGACTTCTTGGATTCAAAAGTGCCAAGCTTTCAACAACCAGCTGCTTCCTACTCTCCTTGTGGCTATTACCCT GACTACTCAGTCGGATACGCTCATCCGATTGATGAGGATCCATACCGGAAAGCAGGTGATGTTCCAGAGTCCAGGACGAGTgacatgaaagagaaagaggagctGGATATTTTAAAACTGGCGGAAGAATTACAG gctGATGTTGAGGCCTGGGAGTTGCTGCAGCAATCAGTCACCTGTTAA
- the LOC128598993 gene encoding heat shock factor protein 5-like isoform X2 has protein sequence MEIDETTLVSLINPIYFPGKLWHLVNDPQIRSICWDATGEGILVHQQPFEAEVLLSQPRQLTEYFRTTDFISFVRQLNLYGFRKERTDRDVSDKQPNISNIKAQLHHFHNPYFKRDKPELLLKLKRLTRLNRAKLAGIEVTNRKSKPCHNVMLNSPQETSALMKTGSVLLGHQGTPYHHPCNGPQQEKECDRMSKSYQAFVVGHVDPSPVTLNTNNVVPVPVSHHFPVDSPSAHPSSVMHMQQGVMPHHSQHGFYTPVNQCRSPDFLDSKVPSFQQPAASYSPCGYYPDYSVGYAHPIDEDPYRKAGDVPESRTSDMKEKEELDILKLAEELQIWEVFMKDFWVPKDAGFSLT, from the exons ATGGAAATCGATGAAACAACTTTGGTCAGCTTGATCAACCCCATCTACTTCCCTGGCAAATTGTGGCATTTGGTGAACGATCCTCAGATTCGCTCAATCTGTTGGGACGCCACCGGGGAAGGAATACTTGTCCATCAGCAACCCTTCGAAGCTGAAGTGCTATTGTCCCAACCCAGGCAGTTGACCGAGTACTTCAGAACGACGGACTTCATCAGTTTTGTTCGCCAGCTGAACCTGTACGGCTTCAGAAAAGAACGCACAGACCGTGATGTCTCAGACAAGCAACCCAACATCTCTAACATTAAAGCCCAACTGCACCACTTTCACAACCCGTACTTCAAACGGGATAAGCCTGAGCTTCTGCTCAAACTAAAGCGACTCACGCGTCTCAACAGGGCCAAGCTCGCCGGGATAGAGGTGACCAACAGGAAGTCAAAACCTTGCCATAATGTGATGCTGAATTCGCCACAGGAAACCTCTGCCTTAATGAAAACAG GTTCAGTCTTGCTTGGACATCAGGGAACCCCTTACCATCATCCCTGTAATGGCCCTCAGCAGGAGAAGGAGTGCGACAGAATGTCCAAATCCTACCAAGCATTTGTAGTGGGCCATGTTGATCCTTCTCCAGTTACTTTAAACACTAACAACGTTGTGCCGGTCCCTGTGTCCCACCACTTCCCAGTGGACTCGCCGAGTGCACATCCCTCCAGCGTCATGCACATGCAGCAGGGCGTCATGCCTCATCACTCCCAGCACGGATTTTACACACCAG TGAATCAGTGCCGTAGCCCAGACTTCTTGGATTCAAAAGTGCCAAGCTTTCAACAACCAGCTGCTTCCTACTCTCCTTGTGGCTATTACCCT GACTACTCAGTCGGATACGCTCATCCGATTGATGAGGATCCATACCGGAAAGCAGGTGATGTTCCAGAGTCCAGGACGAGTgacatgaaagagaaagaggagctGGATATTTTAAAACTGGCGGAAGAATTACAG ATATGGGAAGTCTTCATGAAGGACTTTTGGGTGCCGAAGGATGCCGGTTTCTctttaacatga
- the LOC128598993 gene encoding heat shock factor protein 5-like isoform X1, with product MEIDETTLVSLINPIYFPGKLWHLVNDPQIRSICWDATGEGILVHQQPFEAEVLLSQPRQLTEYFRTTDFISFVRQLNLYGFRKERTDRDVSDKQPNISNIKAQLHHFHNPYFKRDKPELLLKLKRLTRLNRAKLAGIEVTNRKSKPCHNVMLNSPQETSALMKTGSVLLGHQGTPYHHPCNGPQQEKECDRMSKSYQAFVVGHVDPSPVTLNTNNVVPVPVSHHFPVDSPSAHPSSVMHMQQGVMPHHSQHGFYTPVNQCRSPDFLDSKVPSFQQPAASYSPCGYYPDYSVGYAHPIDEDPYRKAGDVPESRTSDMKEKEELDILKLAEELQVRLDDFPSRTALSVYLCLQCSQSCRSTISSNSLNPGPTTVYTVQEHTVPSTNIGTLGKYEQRKL from the exons ATGGAAATCGATGAAACAACTTTGGTCAGCTTGATCAACCCCATCTACTTCCCTGGCAAATTGTGGCATTTGGTGAACGATCCTCAGATTCGCTCAATCTGTTGGGACGCCACCGGGGAAGGAATACTTGTCCATCAGCAACCCTTCGAAGCTGAAGTGCTATTGTCCCAACCCAGGCAGTTGACCGAGTACTTCAGAACGACGGACTTCATCAGTTTTGTTCGCCAGCTGAACCTGTACGGCTTCAGAAAAGAACGCACAGACCGTGATGTCTCAGACAAGCAACCCAACATCTCTAACATTAAAGCCCAACTGCACCACTTTCACAACCCGTACTTCAAACGGGATAAGCCTGAGCTTCTGCTCAAACTAAAGCGACTCACGCGTCTCAACAGGGCCAAGCTCGCCGGGATAGAGGTGACCAACAGGAAGTCAAAACCTTGCCATAATGTGATGCTGAATTCGCCACAGGAAACCTCTGCCTTAATGAAAACAG GTTCAGTCTTGCTTGGACATCAGGGAACCCCTTACCATCATCCCTGTAATGGCCCTCAGCAGGAGAAGGAGTGCGACAGAATGTCCAAATCCTACCAAGCATTTGTAGTGGGCCATGTTGATCCTTCTCCAGTTACTTTAAACACTAACAACGTTGTGCCGGTCCCTGTGTCCCACCACTTCCCAGTGGACTCGCCGAGTGCACATCCCTCCAGCGTCATGCACATGCAGCAGGGCGTCATGCCTCATCACTCCCAGCACGGATTTTACACACCAG TGAATCAGTGCCGTAGCCCAGACTTCTTGGATTCAAAAGTGCCAAGCTTTCAACAACCAGCTGCTTCCTACTCTCCTTGTGGCTATTACCCT GACTACTCAGTCGGATACGCTCATCCGATTGATGAGGATCCATACCGGAAAGCAGGTGATGTTCCAGAGTCCAGGACGAGTgacatgaaagagaaagaggagctGGATATTTTAAAACTGGCGGAAGAATTACAGGTCAGATTAGATGATTTCCCATCAAGAACAGCTCTGAGTGTGTATCTGTGCTTACAGTGTAGTCAGAGCTGCCGTAGtaccataagctccaatagtctgaATCCAGGACCAACAACTGTTTACACAGTTCaagaacatacagtgccctccactaatattggcacccttggtaaatatgagcaaagaaagctgtga